The Bradyrhizobium barranii subsp. barranii genome segment CGTGACGGCGCGTTCGAGATCCTTGCGCGTGAACTGCTTGGGCTGCCCGGTGATGTAGCTGAAGCCGGACACCGGCATCGCGATGAAGGTGTTGGGCGCGCCGCCCGAGATGTACTGGCACTCGCGGCAATGGCACTGGGCCTGCATCATCGGATCGCCTTCGGCCACGTAGCGCACTTCGCCGCAATAGCATCCGCCTTCCAAACGCATGACGACCTCCCGATTTGTTTTTCGTTGTGGTCGATATTTCTGCGCCGCAATCTGAAATGGCAATCTATTTCTTTTGCGCAACGGTCAAAAAGACCATGGCGTTCTCGATGGGAAGGCTGCGGAGAATGCCTTGCGCCTATCGCTTGGCGATGCCGCAGCCGTTGAAAGCTCGACTTCTCCAGCATCCGCTGCTCATGCATTCCGCTTCTTGCCGCACGCAGAAGGTTGAGCCACAGTTGGGCTGGCCGCCAAAACTGACGCAAGCCACCGCGCAATTTCTGCGCATCGTGGAGCAGCTCATCCCGTTGCCGCCCGGCGCGGCCTGTCCGCCGTCGCGCCGATCGGAAGGCGCAGCAGCCGCATTGTCATTGCGCTTTGCGGCGCGCTTCGGGTCGGGCTGCCTCCGCTCGGATTCTCCGCTTGGCGCTGATACCTTTGAAAAGTCGTAGCGACACGGCCAATAGGTTTCCGTGCGGACCCCAGCCCCTTTGGAAGCCTTCAGTTCGAGCACGATCTTGTATCGATAGGACGAGCCCGCGGCGCGATTCAGCGGATCCTTGTCGCCAATGATACCGTTGACGGAGATGGTGCTGTTGCCGTCCGCTTCGATCTTGCCGTCATAACTCACAGAGCCGGGCTTGCCCTCGTCCCCGAGCACCGTGTGCAGCACTCCCTCCTTGATGCGAAAGACATATTGGCGATGGGCTTCCGGAAAAGGCGGTTTGCTCTCGCAGCTTTCGTTGGCGATCCAGGTTCCGTCGAAAGTCGTCGGGCGCTTTGCGCTGTCGATGGATTTCGACAGCAGCTCGATGCGGTATTTCGCCAGGTCTGCAAAGGCGCAGGACGGGAAGCGAAGCAGATGATCCTTGAAGGCCGTGATGGTCCCGAGCGCGTCCGCACCGCGCCAATGGTCGGCGGCCTCTGCGCAAGGGTCAGTCCGAGGTGAAGATGGTGTCAGCGCCGCGGGTTCGGCTTTGCCATTGAGGTAAAACTCGCCGAAGAACGACAACGACAGCTCCGGGACCTGTGATCCCTTGGTGCGACTTGTAGACGCCGGCGCCGATGGTCTGGAACACTGTATTGATGTTGTCCCTGTCGCTGATGTGCTCCAGGAACGAGCTGGTATAGGGACTGTTGCGGCCGTTGCCGTCGTCGGCCGTGCGACCGGCCTGGGTCGCATAGGAGATGATGGTGCCCTCCGGGCTCTCCATCTTGGCCAGCCCGCGGCTGACGGTTACGCCGCGCCCCTGCCCGATGTTTCGCCGGAGCTCGTCCGCGAAGGGATTGTCGCGGCAGGCGTCGAGCACGAGGATGCGCAGGTTCTTGGCCTGCTGCAAATCCGCCAGGATCTCGTCGGCGCGCACCAGGCGCCGCAGATCAACCTCGTCGCGCACGACGGCATCGACGGGCACCAGATAGTTGACTCCTGCGAATTGCAGCGCGTGTCCGCTGTAATAGAACAGGGCGACGTCGGCGCCGCGGGCCTCGCGCGCAAAGCGAAGAACGGTGTCCTGCATGGCGGCCTGATCGAGATCGGTCGCGACCAGGGGCTCGAATCCCGATCGCTTCAGCGCCGCGCCGATGTCGGCCGCATCATTGGTCGGATTGGCGAGCGTGGGAACGTTCCGGTAGGCGCCGTTGCCAATCACCAGCGCAACGCGCTTGTCGGCCTTGGCGTCGAGGGCAGACAGGGCAAGCGACAGCAAACACAAAGCCACGAAACGCAACAGGCTCATGAGACCGTGCTCCGGACGGGAGCATGATATTCACCAGTTTCGGGACAATGCAATTTGGGCTTGGTGCAGGCGTGGCCGCTGCGACGATGCGGCGCGCCAAAAAGAAAGGGGCTCCAGCTTGCGCTGGAGCCCCTCAACGGTCGGGACATTGCCGGGTATGTGCCCCAAACCGTAGTTGTGGGCACGGCCCCCGCGGAGGCCGCGCCCGGGAGAAGAGTTACATGTTGTAGGCGCGCTCGGTGTGCTCGGTGATGTCGAGGCCTTCACGCTCGGTCTCGACATTGGCGCGGAGGCCAACGATCACATCGACGACCTTGTAGAGGATCGCCGAACCGATGCCCGACCACACCAGCGTGGTGCTGACGCCCCAGAGCTGGGAGATCATCTGCGCCGCGAAGTCGTAATCGGCAACCTTCGGCGGGATCGCCGTGTAGTCGATGATGCCCGCACCACCCAGCGCCGGATTGACGAGGATGCCGGTGCCGAGGGCGCCGACGATGCCGCCGACGCAGTGCACGCCGAACACATCGAGGCTGTCATCGTAGCCGAGCGCGTTCTTCACGACGGTGCAGAAGAACAGGCAGACCACGCCGACCACGAGGCCGAGGACGATCGCACCCATCACGCCGGCGAAGCCGGCGGCAGGCGTGACGGCCACGAGGCCCGCGACAGCACCGGAGATGACGCCGAGCACCGACGGGTGACCCTTCACGATCCACTCCGCGAACATCCACGACAGCGCGGCGGCTGCGGTGGCGACGAAGGAGTTGGTCATGGCGAGGGCTGCGCCGCCGTTGGCCTCGAGGTTGGAGCCGGCGTTGAAGCCGAACCAGCCGACCCAGAGCAGCGAGGCGCCGATCATCGACATGGTCAGCGAGTGCGGAGCCATCAGCTCCTTGCCGTAGCCGACGCGCTTGCCGATCAGCAGAGCGCCGACGAGACCTGCGATGCCGGCGTTGATGTGCACCACGGTGCCGCCAGCGAAGTCGATCGCGCCCTTCTTGAAGATCCAGCCGGCGTCGGCGTTGATCTCGTCGAGCTTGGCCTGCGCCGCCGTCTTCGCAGCCGCATCAGTGGCAGCAGCGAGTGCCTTGGCAGCGTCCTGGATCATGTCCGGGCCGGGCCAGTACCAGACCATGTGCGCGATCGGGAAGTAGATCAGCGTGACCCAGAGCGGGATGAAGAGCGCGATGGCCGCGAACTTCATGCGCTCGGCGAAGGCGCCGACGATGAGGGCCGGCGTGATCGCCGCGAAGGTCATCTGGAAGCACATATAGATGAGCTCCGAGATGTTGGCGTCGACCGAGAAGGTCGCGGCCTTCGAGTCGGTGGTGACGCCCATCATGAAGGCCTTGGAGAAGCCGCCGATGAAGTCGGAGCCGCCGGTGAAGGTGAGGCTGTAGCCGTACACGGCCCAGATTACGGTGACGACGCAGACGGTGTAGAACACCTGCATCAGCACGGAGAGCATGTTCTTGGAACGGACGAGACCGCCGTAGAACAGCGCGAGGCCGGGGATCGTCATCAACAGCACGAGCACTGTCGATGTCAGCATCCAGGCGTTGTCTCCCTTGTTGACCGTTGGCTCGGCATAGGCCGCGGTCGCAGCGAACATGCCGACTGCGAGAGCCGCCAATCCCGCGCCATAGGGACGCTTAAACGTCATTTTATTCACTCCTGATTGGTAAAGGTTGAGCGCGAAATCAAAGGGCCGCGGCATCGGCCTCGCCGGTGCGGATGCGAACCGCATGGTCGAGGTTGATGACGAAGATCTTGCCGTCGCCGATCTGCCCGGTTTTCGCGGCGGACGTGATGGCGTCGATGGTCTTGTCAACCTGGTCGGAGGCGACAGCGACCTCGATCTTGATCTTGGGCAGGAAGCTCACGGCGTATTCGGCACCGCGATAGATTTCCGTATGGCCTTTCTGGCGGCCATATCCCTTGACTTCCGTCACCGTGAGACCGTGAACGCCGATGGCGGTCAGGGCGTCACGGACTTCTTCCAGCTTGAATGGCTTGATAATCGCCATAACAATTTTCATGGGTCCTATCCCCGCTTGGCCCGGTCCGGACGTGGCCGGGCGTTTCTCGACTGGTTCGCCACGAGGGAGAAGTTCACTACGCGGGCACAGCCAGCACCCTTAGAATCAAATGCCGTGCCAGATCGGGCGCGTTGCCTAACGGACTATGAAAACGGGTGTTTTCGCGTTTGACGCGTGCTGCGGTGCAGTGCGCTAATACGTCGCGCTCAAAACGTGGTCACGCCTGATCAAAAAGCGGGCACGACAGGCTGTCGACACAATTGCTGCTCACGTGTCGGGCAGCAAGAAGGTATTTTATTACAGAAGGGGCCCGACAAAGGGGCCCGCCGCCCTGCGAAATATCGAACCGGCCCTCGGCGTGCTCACGGGATGCGCGCAACCGGCCTGAATCGTCAGGCGGCCTCGCGCTCCGCAAAGACCCGGTCGATCAATCCCCACTCGACCCCCTGCTGCGCGGTCATGAAGTGGTCGCGGTCCAGGGTCCGTTCCACCTCCGCCTCGGTGCGCCCGCAATGCAGCGCGTAGAGCCGGGTGATGCGCCGCTTGGTCTCCTGCATTTCGTTGGCATGGATCAGGATGTCGGACGCCTGGCCCTGGAAGCCGCCGAGCGGCTGATGCACGTGAAGGCTCGCATTGGGCAGCGCGGCGCGGTGACCCGGCTCGCCGGCCATCAGCAGGAACGAGCCCATCGAGCGCGCGGTGCCCATGCACAGCGTATGAACCGGCGCCTTGATGAACTGCATGGTGTCGTACATGGCGAGACCAGAGGTGACCACGCCGCCATAGGAGTTGATGTAGAGATTGATCGGCCTGTTCGGATTCTCCGCCTCCAGGAACAACAATTGCGCGCACACCAGTCCGGACATCGCATCATTGACCTCGCCGTTGAGGAAGATGATGCGCTCGCGCAGGAGCCGCGAATAGATGTCGAAGGACCGCTCGCCGCGGGCGGATTGTTCGACAACCATAGGGACGAGCTGAAGCATGTCGCGCATTGGCGACCTCCATGTTTGCAGGTGACGAAGTCTTGTTGGTGTTTAAGCCGCCGCGCGCATCAGGCAGCAATTGCTGTTGGCCGGCTGCGGCAGCTTTGTTCGCTCTTCGCAGGCTTGCTGGATGATGCGGAAGCGCGTGCCGCCGTCCTCGTTCGGCTCGATCCGGAAGATGACGTGGCTCTCGCGAAACGGCGGCTCTGAATCGCGAAGCCGGTAGCGCACCTCTTCGCCTGCGATCGTTGATTCAGGCTCGGCGCCTGCGAGGTCGCAATCCGGCAGCCAGCGCTCGCGCAAGGCCGGAATGGTCACGGCGCGCCAGACCTTCGCTGGCGGCGCATCGAAATCATATTCAAGTACCAGGGCTTCGTCGGGACGATCAGGCTTCGCGGCGTCGCTCATTGATCCCAGTCCTTATTGATCCATGTCCTTGAGGAGATCGGCGAGTGCTTCCATGCGCTTCGGCCAGTAGGCGCGGTAGCGCGCAAGCCATGTGCCGATGGCCACGATTCCGTCCGGGTCGACTTCGTAGTTCACGAACCGGCCCTGCCGCTGTTCGCGCACGAGGCCTGCCGCGCGCAGCACCGAAAGATGCTGCGACATCGCCGGCTGGCTGATCTCCAAACCGTCGCGCAAAGCGCTGGCATTCAGGCTTCCGCCAGCGAGCTTCTCAAAGACTTTTCGGCGCGTCGGGTCGGCCAATGCCTTGAAGATGTCGGCTTCGATCATGCCAACACATAAGCATTTACTTATGTGTTGCGCAAGCCCCGATTACTGAAGCGCTTCTCCGTGCTGCGAAATATCCAGCCCCTCCAGCTCGTGCTCACGGGATACGCGCAAGGGCACGAACAGGGAGACCAGCTTGAGCAGGACAAAACTCACGCCGGCCGCCCAGACGAAGGTGACGGCGACCCCGTAGAGCTGGATCAGCAATTGCTGCGGATGGCCCTCGATCAGGCCGGCGGTGCCGCCGATCGCGCTGGTCGCGAACACGCCGGCCAGCAGCGTGCCGGTCAGGCCGCCGATGCCGTGGACGCCGAACACGTCGAGGGAATCGTCATAGTTGAAGCGGTGCTTGAGCCAGGTGCAGGCCCAGTAGCAGACCGCGCCGGCGACGATGCCGATGACGATGCCATGCCAGGGCGCGACGAAGCCCGAGGCCGGCGTGATCGTGCCGAGCCCGGCGACCGCGCCGGAGATCATGCCGAGC includes the following:
- a CDS encoding GFA family protein, whose protein sequence is MRLEGGCYCGEVRYVAEGDPMMQAQCHCRECQYISGGAPNTFIAMPVSGFSYITGQPKQFTRKDLERAVTREFCAECGTHLVTKVPGLPAAILKVGTLDEPKQFHPQMAIYTCDKQEFHAIPAGMATFEKLPGH
- a CDS encoding caspase family protein → MSLLRFVALCLLSLALSALDAKADKRVALVIGNGAYRNVPTLANPTNDAADIGAALKRSGFEPLVATDLDQAAMQDTVLRFAREARGADVALFYYSGHALQFAGVNYLVPVDAVVRDEVDLRRLVRADEILADLQQAKNLRILVLDACRDNPFADELRRNIGQGRGVTVSRGLAKMESPEGTIISYATQAGRTADDGNGRNSPYTSSFLEHISDRDNINTVFQTIGAGVYKSHQGITGPGAVVVVLRRVLPQWQSRTRGADTIFTSD
- a CDS encoding ammonium transporter, giving the protein MTFKRPYGAGLAALAVGMFAATAAYAEPTVNKGDNAWMLTSTVLVLLMTIPGLALFYGGLVRSKNMLSVLMQVFYTVCVVTVIWAVYGYSLTFTGGSDFIGGFSKAFMMGVTTDSKAATFSVDANISELIYMCFQMTFAAITPALIVGAFAERMKFAAIALFIPLWVTLIYFPIAHMVWYWPGPDMIQDAAKALAAATDAAAKTAAQAKLDEINADAGWIFKKGAIDFAGGTVVHINAGIAGLVGALLIGKRVGYGKELMAPHSLTMSMIGASLLWVGWFGFNAGSNLEANGGAALAMTNSFVATAAAALSWMFAEWIVKGHPSVLGVISGAVAGLVAVTPAAGFAGVMGAIVLGLVVGVVCLFFCTVVKNALGYDDSLDVFGVHCVGGIVGALGTGILVNPALGGAGIIDYTAIPPKVADYDFAAQMISQLWGVSTTLVWSGIGSAILYKVVDVIVGLRANVETEREGLDITEHTERAYNM
- a CDS encoding P-II family nitrogen regulator — protein: MKIVMAIIKPFKLEEVRDALTAIGVHGLTVTEVKGYGRQKGHTEIYRGAEYAVSFLPKIKIEVAVASDQVDKTIDAITSAAKTGQIGDGKIFVINLDHAVRIRTGEADAAAL
- a CDS encoding ATP-dependent Clp protease proteolytic subunit, yielding MRDMLQLVPMVVEQSARGERSFDIYSRLLRERIIFLNGEVNDAMSGLVCAQLLFLEAENPNRPINLYINSYGGVVTSGLAMYDTMQFIKAPVHTLCMGTARSMGSFLLMAGEPGHRAALPNASLHVHQPLGGFQGQASDILIHANEMQETKRRITRLYALHCGRTEAEVERTLDRDHFMTAQQGVEWGLIDRVFAEREAA
- a CDS encoding SRPBCC family protein, producing the protein MSDAAKPDRPDEALVLEYDFDAPPAKVWRAVTIPALRERWLPDCDLAGAEPESTIAGEEVRYRLRDSEPPFRESHVIFRIEPNEDGGTRFRIIQQACEERTKLPQPANSNCCLMRAAA
- a CDS encoding ArsR/SmtB family transcription factor: MIEADIFKALADPTRRKVFEKLAGGSLNASALRDGLEISQPAMSQHLSVLRAAGLVREQRQGRFVNYEVDPDGIVAIGTWLARYRAYWPKRMEALADLLKDMDQ